In Aquimarina sp. TRL1, a single window of DNA contains:
- a CDS encoding M3 family metallopeptidase: MNNPLLELFDHSPFSKIQPAHFLPAIQEAIDKAKKEIDSIVNTTETPSFSNTIEALDYSGALLDRITSIFFNLNSAETTDEIQQAAQKISPLLSEFRNDIALNIELFNRIESVYNQKDELTLSEEQITLLDKRYKSFSRNGAKLPNDKKEQLRNIDKELAQLSLSFGENVLAETNKFELHLIQESDLDGLPEGAKEAAQAIAKSKNKEGWIITLDYPSYIPFMTYASNRALRKKLSMAFGSKGFHGDQHDNQEIVLRIVTLRHQRAQLLGYNSHAHYVLEERMAETPENVTSFLNEILQKAKPAASREYEELEQFAKDLDGIDQLQKWDGAYYSEKLKQKRFNLDDEKLKPYFKLENVINGVFQVSSKLFGLEFEEVFDIDTYHEEVKTYNVKDKEGNFISLLYADFHPRAGKRNGAWMTSYKPQMKKEGKNIRPHVSIVCNFTKPTPSKPSLLTFNEVTTLFHEFGHALHGMLANTTYPSLSGTNVYWDFVELPSQILENWCYEKEALELFAKHYETGALLPMELVEKIKASATFQEGMATLRQLSFGLLDMSWHAKDPSAITNVKEHEKTIFQETSLYPEVAENCMSVAFSHIFQGGYSSGYYSYKWAEVLDADAFEYFKENGIFNEKTAHKFRDNVLSKGGTENPMVLYKRFRGQEPKPEALLKRAGLIA; this comes from the coding sequence ATGAATAATCCATTATTAGAATTATTTGACCATTCCCCCTTCTCCAAGATACAACCTGCACATTTTCTTCCTGCCATTCAGGAAGCAATTGACAAGGCTAAAAAAGAAATAGACTCCATAGTTAATACTACCGAGACACCTTCTTTTTCGAATACAATTGAAGCATTGGATTATAGTGGCGCATTACTGGATCGAATTACCAGTATTTTCTTTAATCTAAATAGTGCAGAAACCACAGATGAGATCCAGCAAGCTGCTCAGAAAATATCTCCTCTACTATCTGAATTCAGGAATGATATCGCATTAAACATTGAACTCTTTAATCGAATTGAAAGTGTATACAATCAAAAAGACGAGCTTACACTTTCTGAAGAACAAATTACCTTACTGGATAAAAGATATAAGTCTTTTTCCCGAAACGGAGCTAAATTGCCTAATGACAAAAAAGAGCAACTTCGAAATATCGATAAAGAATTAGCTCAATTGAGCTTGTCTTTTGGAGAAAATGTGCTAGCAGAAACTAATAAATTCGAATTACACCTCATCCAGGAATCTGATCTGGATGGACTGCCAGAAGGGGCTAAAGAAGCCGCACAAGCCATTGCCAAAAGTAAAAATAAAGAAGGATGGATTATCACTTTGGATTATCCTAGCTACATCCCTTTTATGACATATGCTTCTAACAGAGCGCTTCGAAAAAAACTATCCATGGCTTTTGGTTCTAAGGGATTCCATGGGGATCAACATGACAATCAGGAAATTGTTTTAAGAATTGTTACCCTAAGACATCAACGCGCTCAACTTTTAGGGTACAATTCGCATGCGCATTATGTTCTGGAAGAACGCATGGCAGAAACACCAGAGAATGTCACTTCCTTTCTAAATGAAATCCTTCAAAAAGCCAAGCCTGCTGCTAGTAGAGAGTATGAAGAATTAGAGCAATTTGCCAAAGACTTAGATGGTATAGATCAGCTTCAAAAATGGGATGGGGCTTATTATTCCGAAAAACTAAAACAAAAACGTTTTAACCTGGATGATGAAAAACTAAAACCTTATTTCAAACTGGAGAATGTTATCAATGGGGTCTTCCAGGTCTCATCTAAATTGTTCGGTCTGGAATTTGAAGAGGTTTTTGATATCGATACCTATCATGAAGAAGTTAAAACATATAATGTAAAAGACAAAGAAGGAAATTTTATTTCTTTACTCTATGCGGATTTTCACCCAAGAGCAGGTAAAAGAAATGGAGCCTGGATGACTTCTTATAAACCTCAGATGAAAAAAGAAGGCAAAAATATCAGACCTCATGTCTCTATTGTTTGCAACTTCACAAAACCCACTCCTAGCAAACCGTCTTTATTAACTTTTAATGAGGTTACAACATTGTTCCATGAATTTGGTCACGCACTGCATGGTATGCTTGCAAACACAACCTATCCCAGTCTTTCTGGAACCAATGTATACTGGGATTTTGTAGAGCTCCCAAGCCAAATATTAGAAAACTGGTGCTATGAAAAAGAGGCACTAGAATTATTCGCTAAACATTATGAAACTGGAGCATTGCTTCCTATGGAATTAGTAGAAAAAATAAAAGCATCTGCTACTTTTCAGGAAGGAATGGCGACCTTACGTCAATTGAGCTTCGGGCTATTAGACATGTCATGGCATGCCAAAGATCCTTCTGCAATTACCAATGTAAAAGAACATGAAAAAACTATTTTCCAGGAAACTTCCTTATACCCTGAAGTAGCAGAAAACTGTATGAGTGTAGCTTTTTCTCATATTTTTCAAGGAGGATACTCTTCTGGATACTATTCCTACAAATGGGCAGAAGTACTGGATGCTGATGCATTTGAATACTTTAAAGAGAACGGCATATTTAATGAAAAAACCGCTCATAAATTCAGAGATAATGTACTCTCTAAAGGAGGAACAGAAAACCCAATGGTATTATACAAACGTTTTAGAGGACAGGAACCCAAACCAGAAGCCTTACTCAAACGTGCCGGTTTAATCGCTTAA
- a CDS encoding M20/M25/M40 family metallo-hydrolase, with protein sequence MKKINLFISVLLVCLYVSNGYAQQEKKEMFYATMETKDAIALKKGHPEDVKVIASKNGFSAVMLSHNAAEELHHKVLVHGPGFVYEHSEKDALRTIENEQNRKSTQRRVSYTITQDRLVKESLDLVNNVNIANQIKELERYGTRYHTTSKAKQSVTDLKRKWEQLAGNRSDVSVRLVNHNSTSMPSLVMTIRGTEKPDDYVIIGGHIDSVSPERTTNAPGADDNASGIATITEAARVLFQMNFKPKRTIEFMAYAAEEVGLRGSKEIAEDYKRRNVNVVGYVQFDMTNYKGSSRDIYITDDSYNSQTLNSFLRQLMDHYNASGTHKFTYGTSRCNYGCSDHYSWAQQGYQVSFPIEATFRESNPNIHTTRDTFDRSPTPNATHAAKFTKLALEFLIEVGNGVSGGGDPVYCASKGKKVTDEYIGNVKLGSIDNTTDGSNGYGDHTGISTNLSKGSSHTITITPKWSGTAYDEGYAVWIDYNQDKDFKDAGELVWSKAASKTSPVNGSFTVPSSAKNGRTRMRVSMKYNGIPTACETFDYGEVEDYTVVIGGTTGGDTQAPSVPGGLTSSNVTQNSCTLSWNASTDNVGVTGYILYRGSTNLGTVSGTSKNVSGLAASTTYEFKIKAKDAAGNESAFSDAIRVTTTGNSGDICDGVPAYDSSQNYQVGDKVTYFGRLYEKTSSSWRFLGNCGTSGKSTLKKGEMLVEDAAVIQFSPNPVKEEYLTISIGNELWKVKKLLISDMNGKIIRKIALTDKITKLLISDLASGTYFISLEGSAKKYTQQLLRE encoded by the coding sequence ATGAAAAAAATAAATTTATTTATTTCAGTGCTCTTGGTATGTCTATATGTTTCCAATGGATATGCACAGCAAGAGAAAAAAGAAATGTTCTACGCGACAATGGAAACAAAAGATGCTATAGCTCTAAAAAAAGGACATCCCGAAGATGTGAAAGTAATTGCTTCTAAAAATGGTTTTAGTGCTGTGATGCTAAGCCATAATGCCGCAGAAGAATTACATCACAAGGTATTGGTTCATGGACCAGGTTTTGTTTATGAACATTCAGAAAAAGATGCACTTCGAACTATCGAAAATGAACAAAATAGGAAATCGACACAGCGAAGAGTTTCTTATACGATTACTCAGGATCGATTGGTTAAAGAAAGTTTGGATTTGGTTAATAATGTAAATATCGCCAACCAGATAAAGGAGTTGGAGCGATATGGGACCAGATATCATACAACTAGTAAGGCCAAGCAATCAGTTACAGATTTAAAAAGAAAATGGGAGCAACTAGCTGGAAACAGGAGTGATGTTTCTGTCCGGTTAGTTAATCATAACAGTACCTCAATGCCATCATTAGTCATGACGATCAGAGGAACAGAAAAACCTGATGATTATGTCATTATAGGAGGGCATATTGACTCTGTAAGTCCAGAAAGAACAACGAATGCTCCTGGAGCAGATGATAATGCATCTGGTATTGCCACTATAACCGAAGCGGCAAGGGTGTTATTTCAAATGAATTTTAAGCCGAAACGAACCATAGAGTTTATGGCATATGCAGCTGAAGAAGTTGGGTTGAGAGGGTCTAAAGAAATTGCAGAAGACTATAAGCGAAGAAATGTAAATGTTGTTGGTTATGTGCAGTTTGATATGACTAATTATAAAGGGTCTTCCAGAGATATCTATATTACTGATGATAGTTATAATAGCCAGACATTAAATAGTTTTTTGCGACAGTTAATGGATCATTACAATGCTTCGGGGACACATAAGTTTACGTACGGAACCTCTAGATGTAATTATGGATGTTCTGATCATTATAGCTGGGCGCAACAGGGATATCAGGTTTCTTTCCCGATAGAAGCTACTTTCAGGGAGAGTAATCCTAATATTCATACGACAAGGGATACTTTCGACAGGTCACCAACCCCAAATGCGACTCATGCAGCCAAGTTTACGAAATTAGCGTTAGAGTTTTTAATAGAAGTAGGAAATGGAGTTAGTGGCGGAGGAGACCCGGTTTACTGTGCTTCTAAAGGGAAAAAAGTAACTGATGAGTACATTGGAAATGTAAAATTAGGAAGTATTGATAATACAACCGATGGATCTAATGGTTATGGGGATCACACAGGAATTTCTACAAATTTATCAAAAGGAAGTTCACATACAATAACGATTACTCCTAAATGGTCAGGGACGGCATATGATGAAGGGTATGCTGTATGGATTGATTATAATCAGGATAAAGATTTTAAAGATGCTGGAGAATTGGTCTGGAGTAAGGCTGCTTCCAAAACCAGTCCGGTTAATGGAAGTTTTACAGTGCCTTCTTCTGCAAAGAATGGGAGAACACGAATGCGGGTGTCTATGAAGTATAACGGGATCCCGACAGCTTGTGAAACATTCGATTACGGCGAAGTAGAAGATTATACAGTAGTGATTGGAGGAACTACAGGAGGTGACACACAAGCTCCTTCGGTGCCTGGTGGGCTGACGTCTTCTAATGTGACGCAGAATTCATGTACCCTTTCATGGAATGCTTCTACTGATAATGTAGGTGTGACAGGCTATATACTGTATAGAGGATCTACTAATTTAGGAACTGTGTCCGGAACGTCTAAAAATGTTTCTGGATTAGCTGCCAGTACAACCTATGAGTTTAAGATTAAGGCTAAAGATGCTGCGGGGAATGAATCTGCTTTTAGTGATGCGATACGTGTGACAACTACAGGTAATAGTGGGGATATCTGTGATGGAGTTCCTGCATATGATTCATCTCAGAATTACCAGGTTGGAGATAAGGTGACTTATTTTGGACGTTTGTACGAGAAAACAAGTAGTAGCTGGAGGTTTTTAGGGAACTGTGGTACTTCAGGGAAGAGTACTTTGAAAAAAGGAGAAATGTTGGTTGAAGATGCAGCAGTGATTCAGTTTTCTCCTAATCCTGTTAAAGAAGAATATCTGACAATTTCAATTGGAAATGAATTGTGGAAAGTGAAAAAACTCCTGATTTCTGATATGAATGGAAAAATTATCAGAAAAATAGCTTTAACAGATAAAATAACCAAGTTACTGATTTCTGATCTTGCCTCGGGAACTTACTTTATTTCACTGGAAGGAAGTGCTAAAAAATACACTCAGCAATTGTTGAGAGAATAA
- a CDS encoding SBBP repeat-containing protein: MKKKYFCKKQSLLLMLVAICYSGLLAQPSYRWGHTINEQPPYGGIGGVSYGEGITIDSQGNILTTGFSYGSFDFDPSPTGQAITNGDNSANVYIQKLDNEGNYLWHRYYGDESATAFGESLTTDADSNIYIVGTFSGTLFFGNNVSISSNGHTDVYVLKLDSNGNAIWARNFGLSGYDEGGEIFYNKDTDELYFSGTYSTIQTPSSVTDDTFLYKISPTTGNDIWFRTYGSVHHEEGNGITGDDLGNVYMTGTYFKKLDYRDFSSGNTVANLLSTGSTNRNAFVLKVNSNGNVVWAKGFNKQPNVQPGERIEGNVITIDENRNVYIAGTFKATVDFDPNATNFIASNQGLKDIYIVSLKASGEFRWFQRVEGGNTAAYDRVETITVDNQNGVLTGGTTSSGGLFISRHATANGNIHWIHKGGSGDVGSIVTGNCNQVYATGGLFSNTNDFDPDINTTLSLPLIGHTNAFNIAWGANTPPVLDPAFTYEVCMTTLKVAGVNQVAGANPNSDWHLIEYFPGTSTEIVRESIYWWQQPAPYLYHTNPIVFNYQLQPRRYYYVKHGVYLNECAPWKEARKYGITTNNIPCPRGKIAELSIQKTIQKQLPNLESVKLFPNPVNNMLNIEFGTSKIMSYTILDFSGKRVMEKEYLNGAVDVSGLKSGNYMLQIKTANGVYVKRFVKE, encoded by the coding sequence ATGAAAAAAAAATATTTTTGCAAAAAACAATCATTATTACTGATGCTTGTAGCTATATGTTATTCAGGTTTGCTGGCGCAACCTAGTTACCGATGGGGGCATACTATTAATGAACAACCACCATATGGAGGTATAGGGGGAGTTAGTTATGGAGAAGGAATCACAATAGATAGTCAGGGCAATATTCTTACTACAGGGTTTTCATATGGGAGTTTTGATTTTGATCCAAGCCCTACGGGGCAGGCAATAACTAATGGAGATAATTCAGCAAATGTTTATATCCAAAAATTAGATAATGAAGGTAATTATCTGTGGCATAGGTATTATGGTGATGAAAGCGCGACTGCATTTGGGGAATCTCTGACTACAGATGCTGATAGTAATATATATATTGTCGGGACTTTTTCAGGAACACTTTTTTTTGGAAATAATGTAAGTATTTCTTCTAATGGTCATACTGATGTATATGTACTAAAACTAGACTCTAATGGAAATGCTATATGGGCTAGGAACTTTGGGCTTTCTGGATATGATGAAGGCGGTGAGATCTTTTATAATAAAGATACAGATGAGCTCTATTTTTCAGGAACGTATTCCACTATTCAGACCCCGTCATCAGTAACGGATGATACTTTCTTGTATAAAATAAGCCCTACCACAGGAAATGATATTTGGTTTAGGACTTATGGTAGTGTTCACCATGAAGAAGGAAATGGTATCACAGGGGATGACTTAGGAAATGTCTATATGACAGGGACTTATTTTAAAAAATTAGACTATCGTGATTTCTCTTCAGGAAATACAGTTGCAAATCTATTGTCAACGGGATCAACAAATCGAAATGCATTTGTTTTGAAAGTTAATTCTAATGGAAATGTAGTATGGGCTAAAGGATTTAATAAACAACCTAATGTGCAACCTGGAGAAAGAATTGAAGGTAATGTAATAACTATAGATGAGAATAGAAATGTCTATATCGCAGGTACTTTTAAGGCGACTGTTGATTTTGATCCAAACGCTACTAATTTTATTGCCTCAAATCAAGGCCTAAAAGATATATATATTGTATCATTAAAGGCTTCAGGAGAGTTTCGATGGTTTCAGCGTGTAGAGGGAGGAAATACGGCAGCATATGATCGAGTAGAAACGATTACTGTAGATAATCAAAATGGAGTGCTCACAGGGGGGACTACTTCTTCTGGAGGCTTGTTTATAAGTAGGCATGCGACCGCTAATGGAAATATACACTGGATTCATAAAGGAGGATCAGGAGATGTAGGAAGTATCGTAACAGGGAATTGTAATCAGGTGTATGCTACCGGAGGTTTATTTTCTAACACGAATGATTTTGATCCGGACATCAATACAACTCTTTCATTACCACTTATAGGTCATACTAATGCATTTAATATAGCATGGGGGGCTAATACTCCTCCTGTATTAGATCCAGCATTTACATATGAAGTATGTATGACTACATTAAAAGTAGCAGGAGTAAATCAAGTGGCAGGAGCGAATCCGAACTCCGATTGGCATCTTATAGAATACTTTCCGGGGACAAGTACCGAAATAGTAAGAGAAAGTATTTATTGGTGGCAACAACCAGCGCCTTATCTATACCATACAAATCCTATAGTATTTAATTATCAATTACAGCCAAGACGTTATTATTATGTAAAACATGGGGTGTATTTAAATGAGTGTGCACCTTGGAAAGAAGCCAGAAAATATGGAATTACAACCAATAATATTCCTTGCCCAAGAGGAAAAATAGCTGAACTTTCAATACAAAAAACAATACAAAAACAGCTGCCTAACCTGGAAAGTGTAAAGTTGTTCCCTAATCCAGTAAATAATATGCTAAATATAGAATTTGGGACTTCAAAAATCATGTCTTATACGATCTTAGATTTTTCGGGAAAGCGCGTTATGGAAAAAGAATATTTAAACGGTGCTGTAGATGTGTCAGGTCTAAAGTCAGGAAATTATATGCTTCAAATAAAAACAGCTAATGGTGTGTATGTTAAAAGATTTGTAAAAGAATAA
- a CDS encoding sigma-70 family RNA polymerase sigma factor — MSTNTIDPNIWVDKYGDYLFNYTIVRVDDKEIAQDLVQETFFAGLKSMKNFKGEASERTWLVSILKRKIIDHYRKINSNKGKAEVRINYNDSSESEGDWLEEKVADPFDLNAENEIENKELGLAIHNCIEKLPEKQALIFKMKTIQGFDTEAICNEFNITASNLWVTIHRARTAMAECLEKNWF; from the coding sequence ATGTCCACAAATACTATTGACCCCAACATATGGGTGGATAAGTACGGTGATTACTTATTCAATTACACCATTGTAAGAGTAGACGATAAAGAAATTGCTCAGGATTTAGTTCAGGAGACCTTCTTTGCCGGACTTAAATCTATGAAAAATTTTAAAGGAGAAGCTAGTGAACGTACCTGGCTGGTTTCTATTTTGAAAAGAAAAATTATAGACCACTACCGAAAGATCAATAGTAACAAAGGAAAGGCAGAAGTACGGATAAATTACAATGACAGTTCCGAATCAGAAGGAGACTGGTTAGAGGAAAAAGTAGCAGATCCTTTTGACCTTAATGCAGAAAATGAAATTGAGAATAAAGAACTAGGATTAGCAATACATAATTGCATTGAAAAACTTCCCGAAAAGCAGGCTCTTATTTTCAAAATGAAAACCATTCAAGGGTTTGATACAGAAGCCATCTGTAATGAATTTAATATTACTGCGTCTAATCTATGGGTAACAATCCATAGAGCAAGAACAGCGATGGCTGAGTGCTTAGAAAAAAATTGGTTTTAG
- the gcvP gene encoding aminomethyl-transferring glycine dehydrogenase encodes MKTDSFKLRHIGPSEKELDSMLDTIKVDSVDQLIYETVPDDILLDNPLNLPPALSEQEYSASMLKLAAKNKIFKTFIGLGYHEACLPAVIQRNILENPGWYTAYTPYQAEIAQGRLEALLNFQTMICDLTGMELANASLLDESTAAAEAMTMLFAVRSRDQKKNNVSKFFVSEEILPQTLSLLQTRATPLDIELVVGNHEEFDFSDSFYGAILQYPGKSGQVYDYADFTKKAHEAGIKVAVAADILSLVTLKSPGSFNADVVVGTTQRFGIPLGYGGPHAAYFATREEFKRNIPGRIIGITQDTNGNRALRMALQTREQHIKRDKATSNICTAQVLLAVMAGMYAVYHGPKGLTYIANKVHSYTHTLSQELKKLELQQVNATYFDTITLKADAAKTKEIAESKEVNFYYPDNETVSISLNEATTIDDINTILSIFAQLKGKTATKVNNIDVQTTTLPDHLQRTTEFLTNEVFNAYHSETELMRYIKKLERKDLSLNHSMIPLGSCTMKLNAASEMLPLSNPQWGNIHPFAPVAQAQGYQEVLKQLEDQLTEITGFAGTSLQPNSGAQGEFAGLMVIRAYHESRGDHNRNICLIPSSAHGTNPASAVMAGMKVVVTKATEEGNIDVEDLREKAIKHKDNLAALMVTYPSTHGVYESAIKEITKIIHDNGGQVYMDGANMNAQVGLTNPGAIGADVCHLNLHKTFAIPHGGGGPGVGPICVAEQLVPFLPGNPVIPSGGEKGITAISSAPWGSALACLISYGYITMLGADGLKSATIHAILNANYIKERLEGHYQTLYSGERGRAAHEMILDCRPFKAHGIEVTDIAKRLMDYGFHAPTVSFPVAGTIMIEPTESENKAELDRFCDALIAIRQEIAEATAENPNNVLKNAPHTQAMLTADTWDLPYTRAQAAYPLPYIADNKFWPSVRRVDDAYGDRNLICTCAPIEAYLEA; translated from the coding sequence ATGAAAACTGATTCGTTTAAACTACGCCATATCGGTCCTTCTGAGAAAGAACTGGATAGCATGTTAGATACTATAAAAGTAGACTCCGTAGATCAATTAATCTACGAGACTGTCCCTGATGATATTTTATTAGATAACCCCTTGAATCTTCCACCTGCTTTAAGCGAACAGGAATATTCTGCAAGCATGCTGAAATTAGCTGCGAAAAATAAAATCTTTAAAACCTTTATTGGATTAGGATATCACGAAGCTTGTTTACCTGCAGTAATCCAACGAAACATTCTGGAAAATCCAGGATGGTATACTGCTTATACTCCGTATCAGGCAGAAATTGCACAAGGACGATTAGAAGCGTTATTAAACTTCCAGACGATGATCTGTGATCTTACAGGAATGGAACTGGCAAATGCTTCTCTTCTGGATGAAAGTACAGCAGCAGCAGAAGCAATGACGATGTTATTTGCTGTCAGATCCAGAGATCAAAAGAAAAACAACGTTTCTAAGTTTTTTGTGTCAGAAGAAATTCTACCACAAACCCTATCACTTTTACAAACAAGAGCTACCCCATTAGACATAGAACTAGTTGTTGGTAATCATGAGGAATTTGATTTCTCTGATTCTTTCTACGGAGCAATCCTTCAATACCCTGGAAAATCAGGACAGGTATACGACTACGCTGATTTTACTAAAAAGGCTCATGAAGCAGGAATCAAAGTTGCTGTAGCAGCAGATATTCTGAGCTTGGTAACCTTAAAGTCTCCAGGAAGTTTTAATGCAGATGTTGTTGTAGGAACTACTCAGCGCTTTGGTATTCCATTAGGATACGGAGGACCACACGCTGCTTATTTTGCAACAAGAGAAGAGTTCAAGCGAAATATCCCTGGAAGAATTATTGGTATTACCCAAGATACAAATGGTAATAGAGCCCTGAGAATGGCACTGCAAACCAGAGAACAGCACATAAAAAGAGATAAAGCAACCTCTAATATTTGTACTGCACAGGTATTATTAGCCGTTATGGCAGGAATGTATGCCGTATATCACGGTCCTAAAGGACTTACCTATATTGCTAATAAGGTACATTCATACACCCATACACTAAGTCAGGAATTAAAAAAATTAGAGCTACAACAAGTAAACGCTACTTATTTCGATACAATTACATTAAAAGCTGATGCTGCCAAGACAAAAGAAATAGCAGAATCAAAAGAAGTAAATTTCTACTACCCAGATAATGAAACTGTTTCTATTTCTCTAAATGAAGCTACTACAATAGATGACATCAATACTATCCTCTCTATTTTTGCTCAATTAAAAGGAAAAACAGCAACTAAAGTGAATAACATAGATGTTCAGACAACAACCCTTCCTGATCATTTACAAAGAACTACTGAATTCCTTACGAATGAAGTATTCAATGCATATCATTCGGAAACTGAATTAATGCGTTATATCAAAAAATTAGAGCGCAAAGATCTATCACTGAATCATTCTATGATTCCATTAGGCTCATGTACAATGAAGCTTAATGCCGCATCAGAGATGCTCCCATTAAGTAATCCGCAATGGGGAAATATTCACCCTTTCGCACCGGTAGCACAAGCACAAGGGTATCAGGAAGTATTAAAACAATTAGAAGACCAATTAACAGAGATCACTGGATTCGCAGGAACTTCATTACAACCAAACTCAGGAGCGCAAGGAGAGTTTGCCGGACTAATGGTTATCAGAGCATATCATGAATCCAGAGGAGATCACAACAGAAATATCTGTCTTATCCCATCTTCAGCACATGGTACCAACCCTGCTTCTGCTGTAATGGCTGGAATGAAAGTAGTAGTTACAAAAGCTACTGAAGAAGGAAATATAGATGTAGAAGATCTACGAGAGAAAGCAATCAAACATAAAGACAATCTGGCAGCTCTAATGGTTACTTACCCTTCTACTCATGGAGTGTACGAATCAGCCATTAAAGAAATCACCAAAATCATCCATGATAACGGAGGACAAGTATACATGGATGGAGCCAACATGAATGCACAGGTAGGTCTGACTAACCCAGGTGCCATTGGTGCAGATGTCTGTCATTTGAACCTTCATAAAACATTCGCTATACCACATGGCGGTGGCGGTCCTGGCGTAGGACCTATTTGCGTAGCAGAACAGCTAGTTCCATTTTTACCTGGTAACCCTGTTATTCCTTCGGGAGGAGAAAAAGGAATTACCGCTATATCTTCTGCCCCATGGGGATCAGCATTAGCCTGCCTTATCTCATATGGATACATCACTATGTTAGGAGCAGATGGACTAAAAAGTGCTACTATCCACGCAATCTTAAATGCGAATTATATCAAAGAAAGACTAGAAGGTCATTATCAAACCCTTTATTCCGGAGAAAGAGGACGTGCTGCACACGAAATGATTCTGGATTGCAGGCCTTTTAAAGCACACGGTATCGAAGTTACGGATATCGCTAAGCGATTAATGGATTACGGATTCCATGCTCCGACAGTTTCATTCCCTGTTGCCGGTACTATTATGATAGAACCCACAGAAAGTGAAAACAAAGCTGAGTTGGATCGTTTTTGTGATGCTTTAATAGCAATTAGACAAGAGATAGCAGAAGCTACCGCAGAAAACCCGAATAATGTATTAAAAAATGCCCCTCATACACAGGCTATGCTTACGGCTGACACTTGGGATCTACCATATACCAGAGCGCAAGCTGCCTATCCTCTTCCGTATATTGCAGACAATAAGTTCTGGCCATCTGTTCGTCGTGTAGACGATGCCTATGGAGACAGAAATCTGATCTGTACATGCGCTCCAATAGAGGCTTATTTAGAAGCATAA
- a CDS encoding methyltransferase: MYEGSFPHKRYKKTLEFLRKHVPAPVSVLDLGVENPFVEFMKKEGYTVTNTKGEDLDIDTSSLSQKTEVVTAFEIFEHLLSPFTVLQNIKADKLVASIPMRLWFSPAYRSKTDPWDRHYHEFEAWQFDWLLEKSGWEIKATEQWTHPVKKIGFRPLLRFFTPRYYIVYAERKKQ; the protein is encoded by the coding sequence ATGTACGAAGGGAGTTTTCCTCACAAACGCTACAAAAAAACATTAGAATTTCTACGCAAGCATGTTCCTGCTCCTGTTTCTGTTCTTGATCTCGGAGTAGAAAATCCTTTTGTGGAGTTCATGAAAAAAGAAGGGTATACCGTGACCAATACAAAAGGCGAAGATCTCGATATTGACACCTCTTCTCTTTCTCAAAAAACAGAGGTTGTTACTGCTTTTGAAATTTTCGAGCATCTTTTATCTCCTTTTACCGTTTTGCAAAACATCAAAGCGGATAAATTAGTAGCTTCGATCCCAATGCGACTATGGTTTTCTCCTGCTTATCGAAGTAAAACTGATCCTTGGGACCGTCATTACCATGAATTTGAAGCCTGGCAATTCGATTGGCTCTTAGAAAAATCCGGCTGGGAGATCAAAGCAACAGAACAATGGACACATCCTGTAAAAAAAATAGGTTTCAGACCTTTACTTCGTTTTTTTACTCCTCGGTATTACATTGTATACGCGGAGCGAAAAAAGCAATAG